A single window of Desulfovibrio desulfuricans DNA harbors:
- a CDS encoding carbonic anhydrase, which translates to MKNVERLLQGNEFFQKNYFCKHENELLELVSSGQHPKVLYIGCADSRVIPSLITNTPPGQLFVLRNVGNFVAPYKPDEDYHAMAAGIEYAVTALNVEEIIICGHTYCGAIAALYKDIHDEAFVHTQKWLSLGKKAKELATLALGKEVGQDKLLRLTEKLSIIFQIENLMTYPCVRDRVKSGDLHVHGWLYYIESGEIKYYDPDEHDFLALKK; encoded by the coding sequence ATGAAGAACGTTGAACGCTTGCTTCAGGGGAATGAATTTTTTCAAAAAAACTATTTCTGCAAGCATGAAAATGAGCTTCTGGAACTGGTTTCCAGCGGCCAGCACCCCAAGGTACTCTATATCGGCTGCGCCGACTCAAGGGTTATTCCATCGCTTATCACCAACACACCTCCCGGCCAGCTCTTTGTGCTGCGCAACGTGGGCAACTTTGTAGCCCCTTACAAGCCGGACGAAGACTATCACGCCATGGCCGCAGGCATTGAATATGCCGTAACAGCTTTGAATGTTGAAGAAATCATCATTTGCGGCCACACCTATTGCGGCGCCATCGCAGCCCTGTACAAGGACATTCATGACGAGGCCTTTGTGCACACGCAAAAATGGCTTTCGCTGGGCAAAAAAGCCAAGGAACTCGCCACGCTGGCACTTGGCAAGGAAGTTGGACAGGATAAACTGCTGCGCCTGACAGAGAAACTCTCCATCATTTTTCAGATAGAAAACCTCATGACATACCCGTGCGTGCGCGACAGAGTAAAATCGGGCGACCTGCACGTTCACGGCTGGCTCTACTATATTGAATCTGGCGAAATCAAATATTACGACCCAGACGAGCACGATTTTCTGGCCCTGAAAAAATAA
- a CDS encoding NADH:flavin oxidoreductase/NADH oxidase, with protein MNPLFSPIKLKGLTLPNRIVVPPMDQYSADEGRPVQWHAMHYGTLAVSGAGLLIVEATAVEAPGRISPQDLGLWNEEQEAAHKAMLDSIRSYSSTPIGIQLGHAGRKGATGRPWEGGKPLMPADGGWEICAPSALPYAPGHQKPTELTAADIARLTESFVTAAKRAVRAGYDAIELHTAHGYLMHEFLSPLSNARTDAYGGSLENRMRFPLEVLAAVRAVVPGNYPVGVRVSGTDFAEGGWNVEECAVFARAVEKAGGAYIHVSGGGLSPDQKITLAPGYQVALAAAVKAAVSELPVIAVGLITEPELASSIVVTGQADMVAIGRAMLYDPRWPWHAAAALGQTIAGPSPYLRSKPHNVKDLFV; from the coding sequence ATGAATCCACTCTTTTCTCCCATCAAACTCAAAGGGCTGACACTGCCCAACCGGATAGTCGTCCCCCCCATGGATCAATACTCGGCAGACGAGGGCCGCCCCGTGCAATGGCATGCCATGCACTACGGCACTCTTGCCGTTTCCGGCGCCGGGCTGCTCATCGTGGAAGCTACGGCAGTGGAAGCGCCAGGGCGCATATCCCCGCAGGATCTCGGCCTGTGGAATGAGGAACAGGAAGCCGCCCACAAGGCCATGCTTGATTCCATCCGCTCCTATTCTTCCACGCCCATCGGCATCCAGCTTGGGCATGCCGGACGCAAGGGCGCTACCGGGCGTCCGTGGGAAGGCGGCAAGCCGCTCATGCCCGCTGATGGCGGGTGGGAAATATGCGCCCCCTCCGCCCTGCCCTATGCGCCGGGCCATCAAAAACCGACAGAACTCACGGCGGCAGACATCGCCCGCCTTACAGAATCCTTTGTTACTGCGGCAAAGCGCGCTGTGCGCGCCGGGTATGACGCCATTGAACTGCACACGGCCCACGGCTACCTGATGCACGAATTTCTGTCGCCGCTCAGCAATGCCCGCACCGATGCCTACGGCGGCAGCCTCGAAAACAGGATGCGCTTTCCGCTGGAAGTGCTGGCAGCAGTGCGCGCCGTTGTTCCTGGCAACTATCCGGTGGGTGTGCGCGTTTCAGGTACCGACTTTGCCGAGGGCGGCTGGAATGTGGAAGAATGCGCTGTCTTTGCCAGGGCAGTTGAAAAGGCAGGTGGCGCATACATACACGTTTCCGGCGGCGGGCTTTCGCCCGACCAGAAGATTACCCTTGCGCCCGGCTATCAGGTGGCGCTGGCTGCGGCGGTCAAGGCCGCAGTGAGCGAGCTTCCTGTTATTGCCGTGGGCCTCATCACAGAGCCGGAACTGGCCTCAAGCATCGTGGTCACAGGGCAGGCCGACATGGTGGCCATTGGCCGCGCCATGCTGTACGACCCGCGCTGGCCCTGGCATGCCGCTGCCGCTCTTGGGCAGACCATTGCCGGGCCGTCGCCCTACCTGCGCAGCAAGCCGCATAACGTAAAGGATCTTTTTGTGTAA
- the modD gene encoding ModD protein — MHFPCSDTWLEGLLADDCPGLDLTVELLGIAAASGVMRFAPKADCTISGVEEAGLLLRKCGLSVSRTAANGDRLAAGRQCLEATGPAAALHRGWKLAQTLMEYMTGIATRAAHMVEQAHTANPAVRVAVTRKNFPGAKTICLEAAMNGGAIIHRQNLSDSILIFDQHRVFLPGEQQTSLRSVAAMMDKLRAKAPERKVSAEVDTFDDALLVAEAGIDIVQCEKFDCETLAATVGAVRALRDDIVILAAGGVNGGNAAQYAATGVDVLVTSWPYFGKPADIKVVMEKAP; from the coding sequence ATGCACTTTCCCTGTTCCGATACATGGCTGGAGGGCCTGCTGGCAGACGACTGCCCCGGCCTTGACCTTACGGTAGAACTGCTCGGCATTGCCGCGGCTTCTGGCGTCATGCGCTTTGCGCCCAAGGCGGATTGCACCATCAGCGGCGTGGAAGAAGCCGGATTGCTTCTGCGCAAATGCGGTCTTTCTGTCAGCCGCACCGCCGCCAACGGCGACAGGCTTGCAGCGGGCCGGCAATGTCTGGAGGCCACAGGCCCCGCCGCCGCCCTGCACCGTGGCTGGAAGCTGGCCCAGACCCTGATGGAATACATGACAGGCATTGCCACGCGCGCGGCGCACATGGTGGAGCAGGCCCACACCGCAAACCCCGCCGTGCGCGTTGCCGTGACACGCAAAAACTTTCCCGGCGCCAAGACCATCTGCCTGGAGGCCGCCATGAACGGCGGGGCCATTATTCATCGGCAAAACCTCTCGGACAGTATCCTCATTTTTGACCAGCACCGCGTTTTTCTGCCCGGCGAGCAGCAGACCTCGTTGCGCAGCGTGGCAGCAATGATGGATAAATTGCGAGCGAAAGCGCCTGAGCGCAAGGTCAGCGCCGAGGTGGACACCTTTGACGATGCCCTGCTGGTGGCGGAGGCAGGCATTGATATTGTTCAGTGCGAAAAATTCGATTGCGAGACCCTTGCCGCAACCGTGGGCGCTGTGCGCGCCCTGCGCGATGACATCGTCATTCTGGCCGCTGGCGGCGTCAACGGCGGCAACGCCGCCCAGTACGCGGCCACTGGCGTTGACGTGCTTGTCACAAGCTGGCCCTACTTTGGCAAACCGGCAGACATCAAGGTTGTGATGGAAAAAGCCCCCTAG
- a CDS encoding serine hydrolase domain-containing protein, producing the protein MQKQKKIMGLLAGKLASRFVALLIVALCALVPAGGSAASAEKPDDAALAQRLDAVLNKAVAEGRIVGAVVMVARQGQVVYARAVGMADAEKGTSMSPDTRFRLASMSKPIASAAALALADKGMIALDDPVTRWIPSFTPALAGKADPVITVRHLLTHTAGLSYGFSEPPDGPMALAEVSDGLDDPPITLEENIWRLATVPLYYEPGTDWKYSLAIDVLGQIVSRAGGDKLPNVVQELVTGPLGMTHTGFMADDPDLLAAPYVWANGKAHRMAETEIVPNAVSATRFQPGRALDEQAFPSAGAGMVGTAVDYLKFLEAVRENGGSILKPDTAKAMTADQVCPILSQRLSVTAGKTNEVVAPGWGFGFGGAVLLRPEKAEYPAGQNTWSWSGAYGSHFFMDRANGISFVALTNTTPTGMAGPFAVDLARAVYGKK; encoded by the coding sequence GTGCAGAAACAGAAAAAAATAATGGGGTTGCTCGCGGGCAAACTGGCGTCCCGGTTTGTTGCCCTGCTGATTGTTGCCCTTTGCGCCTTGGTTCCGGCTGGCGGCAGCGCCGCCAGCGCCGAAAAGCCAGACGATGCGGCTTTGGCCCAGCGGCTTGATGCCGTGTTGAACAAGGCTGTGGCCGAGGGGCGCATAGTGGGGGCTGTGGTCATGGTTGCCCGTCAAGGGCAGGTGGTCTATGCGCGGGCTGTAGGCATGGCCGATGCGGAAAAAGGCACCTCCATGAGTCCGGATACGCGCTTTCGGCTGGCCTCCATGAGCAAACCCATTGCGAGCGCCGCAGCCCTTGCCCTGGCGGATAAGGGCATGATCGCTCTGGACGATCCCGTTACCCGCTGGATCCCCTCCTTTACCCCTGCGCTCGCGGGCAAGGCGGATCCGGTCATTACCGTGCGGCACCTGCTCACGCACACTGCCGGGCTTTCTTATGGATTTTCGGAGCCGCCCGATGGCCCCATGGCGCTGGCCGAAGTTTCCGATGGACTGGATGACCCGCCCATCACGCTGGAAGAAAACATCTGGCGGCTTGCCACGGTGCCGCTTTATTATGAGCCGGGTACAGACTGGAAATACTCCCTTGCCATTGATGTGCTTGGCCAAATCGTATCGCGGGCTGGCGGGGACAAGCTGCCCAACGTGGTGCAGGAGCTTGTAACCGGGCCGCTGGGCATGACGCACACGGGCTTTATGGCAGATGATCCTGATCTGCTTGCCGCACCCTATGTGTGGGCCAATGGCAAGGCCCATCGCATGGCGGAAACTGAAATTGTACCCAATGCTGTTTCCGCCACGCGCTTTCAGCCGGGGAGGGCGCTGGACGAACAGGCCTTTCCCTCCGCCGGGGCAGGGATGGTTGGAACAGCAGTAGACTACCTGAAATTTCTCGAGGCCGTGCGCGAAAACGGCGGCTCCATCCTCAAACCGGATACCGCGAAGGCCATGACTGCCGATCAGGTCTGCCCCATATTGTCGCAAAGGCTGAGTGTAACCGCAGGTAAAACCAACGAAGTTGTTGCACCGGGCTGGGGATTTGGTTTTGGCGGCGCAGTGCTGCTGCGCCCTGAAAAGGCGGAATACCCCGCGGGCCAGAACACCTGGAGCTGGAGCGGCGCATACGGAAGCCATTTTTTCATGGATCGCGCCAACGGCATATCCTTTGTGGCGCTTACCAATACCACGCCTACGGGTATGGCTGGGCCGTTTGCGGTTGACCTTGCAAGGGCCGTGTACGGCAAAAAGTAG
- a CDS encoding methyl-accepting chemotaxis protein translates to MKQAIELCSEQAMRMAALVSRLPEVEAAYRTAMEGDINDENSATAQRGREMLRASLAPMLDGFKAVIGEKPQIHYHFPPARSFARLWRDKQTKRGDKWVDISDDLSTFRPTVLEVNKNGKALCGVEIGSGGFEIRGLAPVTSLSGSQLGSVEVLVSFTNVLSGLSAGEGESSLLYMNAEHLKVATGLQNKEKHPIVADSYILVSGTKDGKVEGLLDKSFLDATRKGSTTRIVGSTLLSGMPITDFKDKQIGVLVFSTDLSEQQGIMSRAGIILAAAFLTLLVVPLVMTFFVLSITVLRPVQSIRQTIQEIAEDRAVLAHRLKYSSEDEIGALASWFNRLLDKIESMLTEVQGYRNLLDSVPDPIFGVDDDYRIIIANKATETLLEKDITKLRGQFCHDNFNTEVCQSDDCPIAQSKCSGKSVVARILDIGTAENPHYIQPFSDVLRDNQGNKIGYVEIARDVTTLVLKEREIEATMKHMQEVNTSISAAADSLTEAVGLMNDRFQQVSDGADAQNGRAQETATAMEEMTSTVREVAQNASSAADQTEDARQKARHGAEIVDEAVSAIAEVNSHTGALLKEMESLETHTEGIGRIMGVISDIADQTNLLALNAAIEAARAGDAGRGFAVVADEVRKLAEKTMQATKEVTEAITTIQSVAKGNMQEMRDTADTVSRATEMANQSGAALSQIVEIVASASNSVQSIATAAEQQSATSEEINRAITDVKHVAETTNALTRELHGTVAELSRLAAQLKALSQG, encoded by the coding sequence ATGAAACAGGCCATTGAACTGTGCAGCGAACAGGCCATGCGCATGGCCGCGCTGGTGAGCAGGCTGCCCGAAGTTGAGGCCGCTTACAGAACAGCCATGGAAGGCGACATTAACGATGAAAACAGCGCCACCGCCCAAAGGGGACGGGAAATGTTGCGCGCTTCCCTCGCTCCCATGCTGGACGGATTCAAGGCTGTTATCGGCGAAAAACCCCAGATACACTACCACTTCCCCCCGGCCCGGAGCTTTGCGCGCCTGTGGCGCGACAAACAGACCAAGCGGGGCGACAAGTGGGTTGATATTTCAGACGATCTTTCAACCTTCCGGCCCACCGTGCTTGAGGTAAACAAGAACGGCAAAGCCCTGTGCGGGGTCGAAATCGGCAGCGGCGGTTTTGAAATCCGGGGCCTTGCGCCTGTCACAAGCCTTTCGGGCAGCCAGTTGGGTTCTGTTGAAGTGCTGGTGAGTTTCACTAACGTGCTGAGCGGCCTGAGCGCTGGCGAGGGAGAATCCTCGCTGCTGTACATGAATGCCGAGCACCTTAAGGTTGCCACGGGCCTGCAAAACAAGGAAAAGCACCCTATCGTTGCCGATTCATATATTCTTGTGAGCGGCACCAAGGACGGCAAGGTCGAGGGATTGCTGGACAAGAGCTTCCTGGATGCAACCCGTAAGGGATCGACAACCCGAATTGTCGGCTCCACCCTGCTTTCCGGCATGCCCATTACAGATTTCAAGGACAAGCAGATCGGCGTGCTCGTGTTCAGCACTGATCTGTCTGAACAGCAGGGCATCATGAGCCGCGCGGGGATCATCCTTGCGGCGGCCTTCCTTACCCTGCTTGTAGTGCCGCTGGTCATGACGTTCTTTGTGCTCAGCATAACAGTGCTGCGGCCAGTTCAGAGCATCCGTCAGACCATCCAGGAGATCGCAGAAGACAGGGCCGTGCTGGCCCATCGCCTGAAGTATTCCTCCGAGGACGAAATCGGCGCGCTGGCCTCATGGTTCAACCGGCTGCTGGACAAGATTGAAAGCATGCTCACAGAGGTGCAGGGATACAGAAACCTGCTGGATTCCGTGCCCGATCCTATCTTTGGCGTAGATGACGACTACCGCATTATCATCGCCAACAAAGCCACAGAAACCTTGCTCGAGAAGGACATTACAAAGCTTCGCGGGCAATTCTGCCACGACAACTTCAATACCGAAGTGTGCCAGAGCGACGACTGCCCCATTGCGCAGTCCAAGTGCAGCGGCAAGTCTGTGGTGGCGCGCATACTTGACATCGGCACTGCGGAAAATCCGCATTATATTCAGCCGTTCAGTGATGTGCTGCGCGACAACCAGGGTAATAAAATCGGCTATGTGGAAATTGCGCGCGATGTGACCACCCTGGTGCTGAAAGAACGCGAAATTGAAGCCACCATGAAGCATATGCAGGAAGTGAATACCTCCATAAGCGCAGCGGCTGACAGCCTGACAGAAGCTGTGGGCCTGATGAATGACCGCTTCCAGCAGGTTTCGGATGGTGCGGATGCGCAAAACGGCCGCGCGCAGGAGACCGCCACCGCCATGGAAGAAATGACTTCCACCGTGCGCGAGGTGGCGCAAAATGCTTCTTCCGCCGCTGACCAGACAGAAGACGCACGGCAAAAGGCACGGCATGGCGCGGAAATTGTTGACGAGGCTGTTTCTGCCATTGCAGAGGTCAACAGTCACACTGGCGCTCTGCTCAAGGAAATGGAATCCCTTGAAACCCATACCGAGGGCATTGGCAGAATCATGGGAGTTATCTCGGATATTGCCGATCAGACAAATCTGCTGGCCCTTAACGCTGCTATTGAAGCTGCCCGCGCGGGCGATGCCGGGCGCGGTTTTGCCGTAGTGGCGGACGAAGTGCGCAAACTCGCGGAAAAGACCATGCAGGCCACCAAGGAAGTCACAGAGGCCATCACAACCATTCAATCTGTGGCAAAGGGCAATATGCAGGAAATGCGCGATACTGCCGACACTGTCAGCAGAGCTACAGAAATGGCCAACCAGAGCGGCGCCGCGCTTTCCCAGATAGTGGAAATTGTCGCCAGTGCCAGTAACAGCGTGCAATCCATCGCCACGGCAGCGGAACAGCAATCCGCCACGAGCGAAGAAATCAACCGCGCCATTACAGATGTGAAGCATGTTGCAGAAACCACCAATGCCCTGACGCGTGAACTGCACGGCACCGTTGCCGAACTTTCACGCCTTGCCGCGCAGTTGAAGGCGCTGTCGCAAGGATAA
- a CDS encoding nitroreductase family protein produces MNSFIVDTELCRKDGICAKVCPIQIIDGNVGEYPSMSLHKVRVCIGCGQCMAFCPANACSAPGLSSQDSRPLRRDQLPSAEQVEELVFSRRSVRNFKNKPVPRELLHRILDGARFAPTAKNTQELRWIVLETREQTEKLAALVIDWLRALPEIDPATAKDVHAESLVRAWEAGYDVITRTAPQIALIVAPKGHWGPADASIAAAYLELLAHGHKVGCCWGGYVCFAMGHPSAHALRAFVGVKDDEQVYAAQMMGFPLLAPHFRPPRKALDVTWL; encoded by the coding sequence ATGAATTCTTTTATAGTAGATACAGAATTGTGCCGCAAGGACGGAATTTGCGCCAAAGTGTGCCCCATTCAGATTATTGATGGCAATGTTGGTGAATACCCCTCCATGTCTTTGCATAAGGTCAGGGTATGTATTGGTTGCGGGCAGTGCATGGCCTTTTGCCCGGCCAATGCCTGTTCCGCGCCGGGGCTTTCTTCGCAAGACAGCCGTCCCTTGCGGCGTGATCAGCTACCTTCGGCCGAGCAGGTTGAAGAACTCGTATTTTCGCGCCGTTCGGTGCGGAATTTCAAAAACAAACCTGTTCCGCGCGAACTGTTGCACAGGATTCTTGACGGCGCGCGCTTTGCACCTACGGCCAAAAACACGCAGGAGTTGCGCTGGATTGTTTTGGAAACCCGCGAGCAGACGGAAAAGCTGGCAGCCCTGGTCATTGACTGGTTGCGCGCCCTGCCGGAAATTGACCCTGCCACCGCCAAGGATGTACATGCCGAAAGTCTCGTGCGGGCATGGGAAGCTGGGTATGACGTCATCACCCGCACTGCTCCGCAGATTGCCCTGATTGTTGCCCCCAAGGGGCATTGGGGGCCTGCGGATGCCTCCATTGCCGCCGCTTATCTGGAGCTGCTGGCTCACGGGCACAAGGTGGGCTGTTGCTGGGGCGGCTACGTATGCTTTGCCATGGGGCATCCCTCTGCCCACGCTCTGCGGGCCTTTGTAGGCGTTAAGGACGATGAGCAGGTCTATGCCGCACAGATGATGGGCTTTCCCCTGCTTGCCCCCCACTTCAGGCCGCCGCGCAAGGCGCTGGATGTCACCTGGCTGTAA
- a CDS encoding tautomerase family protein, with product MPFVNIKVTGGAEAPTAEQKAELISGVTELLQRVLNKNPATTVVLIEELSTDNWGIGGESVTVRRRKQ from the coding sequence ATGCCTTTTGTAAATATTAAGGTAACAGGTGGTGCAGAAGCCCCCACTGCGGAACAGAAAGCAGAACTTATCAGCGGCGTCACGGAGCTGCTGCAAAGGGTGCTGAACAAAAATCCCGCGACTACCGTGGTTCTTATTGAAGAACTCTCCACGGATAACTGGGGCATCGGCGGCGAAAGCGTTACCGTGCGCCGCCGCAAACAGTAG
- a CDS encoding rhodanese-like domain-containing protein codes for MTTIKSISAQALRQKDLKQALIVDVRTPMEFAEKRLVLPTTLAPVTELDPHMVALRSGALADTPIYTLCASGRRAQTAAAKFAEAGFTDITVIEGGLAACKEAGFPTAGQALPKTGETSPTLDRQVRLVAGALTALFVLLGLFVHKAFLLGALFIGCGQVFSGLTNWCGLALLLTRAPWNKKGCSGGACPIGAGKSPGASCQ; via the coding sequence ATGACAACTATTAAGAGCATCAGCGCGCAAGCCCTGCGGCAAAAAGACCTCAAGCAGGCGCTCATTGTGGATGTGCGCACCCCCATGGAATTTGCGGAAAAACGCCTCGTCCTTCCGACCACGCTGGCCCCGGTGACGGAGCTTGATCCTCACATGGTTGCCCTGCGCAGCGGGGCATTGGCAGATACCCCCATTTATACCCTTTGCGCCAGCGGCAGACGTGCGCAAACGGCGGCGGCCAAATTTGCCGAAGCCGGATTTACGGACATAACCGTTATTGAAGGCGGCCTTGCAGCCTGCAAGGAAGCTGGCTTCCCCACTGCGGGGCAGGCGCTGCCCAAAACAGGCGAAACCTCACCCACGCTGGACAGGCAGGTGCGCCTTGTGGCCGGGGCGCTCACGGCCCTGTTCGTTTTGCTGGGGCTTTTTGTGCACAAGGCTTTTCTGCTCGGCGCGCTCTTTATTGGCTGCGGGCAGGTATTTTCCGGCCTTACCAACTGGTGCGGCCTGGCCCTTCTGCTCACGCGCGCACCCTGGAACAAAAAGGGCTGCTCTGGCGGCGCTTGCCCCATTGGAGCTGGCAAAAGCCCCGGCGCAAGCTGCCAGTAA
- a CDS encoding ATP-binding protein — translation MLAMFISGKAVQPLECRLRPQDGHVRWIRVSLSWVIPQKVLQLAFVNISTEKETLAHNRQNQVLLQKILDTTQAAIFWKDAERRFTGVNKAFLEYYGFDSEQVLLGKNDEDMGWHSDPDPYKNDELRVLQGESTTRVPGMCFCKGENRHIVASKSPLYEDGKIVGLVGSFEDVTSEYMLRKDVVDLNAKLHAALKKERQANRAKSDFLLRMSHDMRTPLATIVGLSDLELKKHREPDLTKAFSTIKACSNFLLAILSDILDLQKLSNGKIDVTPTICTGAHSAKNIESIIRPQAEAKNITFITHFNCTATNCHAQIDTRKVQQIIVNLLNNAVKYTQPGGTITWRNDISGENADSIVVTHVISDNGPGISKKFQARMYSPFTQEDHVSSAGSGLGLAIVKNLVDILGGNITCKSAPGQGTTFTVILPHKKATAADITAFHKKNRTQHTAVSLEGRNILICEDNAINSEILKEMLESEGALCEQAFNGREGVEKARGRNYDIVMMDIRMPVMDGYQATREIREFDVDTPIVALSANVFADEIQNAFESGMDEFLEKPVVMSKMFSVLGQLLSTTSDAPLHGPD, via the coding sequence ATGCTGGCAATGTTCATCTCCGGCAAGGCCGTGCAACCTCTGGAGTGCAGGCTGCGCCCGCAAGATGGGCACGTCAGATGGATTCGCGTCAGTCTCTCCTGGGTTATTCCCCAAAAAGTTCTGCAACTGGCATTTGTCAACATTTCTACTGAAAAAGAGACCCTGGCGCACAACCGGCAAAACCAGGTTTTGCTGCAAAAAATTCTGGATACTACGCAGGCTGCAATCTTCTGGAAAGACGCTGAAAGGCGTTTCACCGGCGTAAACAAGGCATTTCTGGAATATTACGGCTTTGATTCAGAGCAGGTGCTCTTGGGTAAGAATGATGAAGACATGGGCTGGCACAGCGACCCCGACCCATACAAAAATGATGAACTGCGAGTGTTGCAGGGCGAGAGCACCACACGGGTTCCTGGCATGTGCTTTTGCAAGGGCGAAAACCGCCACATTGTAGCCAGCAAAAGCCCGCTTTATGAAGACGGAAAAATTGTAGGTCTTGTGGGCAGTTTTGAAGATGTCACAAGTGAATACATGTTGCGCAAAGACGTAGTGGATCTCAATGCCAAGCTTCACGCAGCGCTGAAGAAAGAACGCCAGGCCAACCGCGCAAAGTCGGACTTTCTCTTGCGTATGAGCCACGACATGCGCACTCCCCTTGCGACCATTGTCGGCTTATCAGACCTTGAGCTGAAAAAACACAGGGAACCTGACCTCACCAAGGCCTTCTCCACCATAAAGGCGTGTTCAAATTTTCTGCTTGCCATTCTTTCTGACATTCTTGACCTGCAGAAACTCTCTAACGGAAAAATAGACGTTACACCAACAATTTGCACTGGCGCACATAGCGCAAAAAACATTGAGTCCATCATCAGGCCCCAGGCCGAGGCAAAAAACATCACATTCATAACGCATTTCAACTGCACAGCAACCAACTGCCATGCGCAGATTGATACGCGCAAGGTTCAGCAGATCATTGTCAACCTCTTGAACAATGCCGTCAAATACACGCAACCCGGCGGCACCATAACATGGCGCAATGACATCAGCGGTGAAAATGCCGACAGTATTGTTGTGACCCACGTCATTTCTGATAACGGGCCGGGAATCAGCAAAAAATTTCAGGCCAGAATGTACTCCCCGTTCACGCAGGAAGATCATGTTTCCAGCGCAGGCAGCGGGCTTGGGCTGGCCATTGTAAAAAATCTGGTGGACATTCTTGGGGGCAACATCACCTGCAAGTCTGCGCCCGGCCAGGGAACGACCTTTACTGTGATTTTGCCCCACAAAAAAGCTACCGCAGCAGATATCACCGCATTCCACAAAAAAAATCGCACTCAGCACACCGCCGTCTCACTTGAGGGAAGAAATATCCTCATCTGCGAAGACAACGCCATCAACAGTGAAATCCTGAAAGAAATGCTTGAAAGTGAAGGAGCGCTGTGCGAACAGGCGTTCAATGGCAGAGAAGGTGTGGAAAAGGCCAGAGGCCGTAATTACGACATTGTCATGATGGACATTCGCATGCCTGTGATGGACGGCTATCAGGCCACCCGCGAAATACGGGAGTTTGATGTGGACACCCCCATTGTGGCACTTTCCGCCAATGTTTTTGCCGATGAAATACAGAACGCCTTTGAATCCGGTATGGATGAGTTTCTGGAAAAACCGGTAGTTATGAGCAAGATGTTTTCAGTTCTTGGCCAGCTTCTTTCCACCACGTCTGACGCGCCCTTGCACGGTCCGGATTAA
- a CDS encoding MBL fold metallo-hydrolase, translating to MSAPNVRGFFDPVTATWTYVVWSATDAQKRCAIIDSVLDFDLHACRTSTVSADAVIDFVRQQGFVVEWILETHIHADHVTAASYIKEKMGGKIAISKHMLDIISTWTPIFQTQEDTPADGSAFDHLFENDEEFTIADMPAKIIHTLGHTPADTTYIVGNAAFVGDTIFLPDVGSGRCDFPGGSAEDSYDSSRKLFALPDDLRIYVGHDYPPEGVRGPQCMATVGEQKTANVRLNLQVGKAEFVAKRKADDNGKAVPPLILPSLQANMRTGKFGKAVNGLQFVKLPLNRM from the coding sequence ATGTCTGCACCCAACGTGCGCGGATTTTTTGATCCCGTTACCGCTACCTGGACATATGTGGTCTGGTCTGCAACCGATGCCCAGAAGCGTTGCGCCATTATAGACAGCGTGCTGGATTTTGACCTCCACGCCTGCCGCACATCCACTGTTTCTGCCGATGCCGTTATTGATTTTGTCCGTCAGCAGGGCTTTGTGGTGGAGTGGATTCTTGAAACCCACATCCATGCCGATCACGTCACCGCAGCCAGCTATATCAAGGAAAAAATGGGCGGGAAAATAGCCATCAGCAAACACATGCTGGATATCATTTCCACCTGGACGCCCATTTTCCAAACGCAGGAGGACACACCCGCAGACGGCTCGGCCTTTGACCATCTGTTTGAAAATGATGAAGAATTCACCATTGCCGACATGCCCGCAAAAATCATCCACACGCTGGGGCATACCCCCGCAGACACCACCTATATTGTGGGCAATGCGGCCTTTGTGGGCGACACCATCTTTTTGCCCGATGTGGGTTCAGGCCGGTGCGACTTCCCTGGCGGCAGCGCCGAGGATTCGTATGATTCCTCCCGCAAGCTCTTTGCCCTGCCCGACGACCTGCGCATCTATGTGGGGCATGACTACCCGCCTGAGGGTGTGCGGGGCCCGCAGTGCATGGCAACCGTTGGCGAGCAGAAAACCGCCAACGTGCGGCTGAACCTGCAAGTGGGCAAGGCCGAATTTGTGGCAAAACGCAAGGCGGACGATAACGGCAAGGCTGTGCCGCCGCTCATATTGCCCTCCCTTCAGGCCAACATGCGCACAGGAAAATTCGGCAAGGCCGTCAATGGCCTGCAATTTGTAAAACTGCCCCTGAACCGCATGTAA